In endosymbiont of unidentified scaly snail isolate Monju, the following are encoded in one genomic region:
- a CDS encoding replication-associated recombination protein A yields the protein MDTADLFAAETAASQPLADRMRPRSLEEYVGQGHILGEDKPLRRAILSGHLHSMILWGPPGTGKTTLARLLANHAGHRFITLSAVLSGVKEIRAAVEQARQTLAAEGRPTLLFIDEVHRFNKAQQDAFLPHVEDGTFVFVGATTENPFFELNNALLSRARVYVLKALDREAVRTLLERAVNDTERGLGELGLHLDDDQLELLAEAADGDARRALNLLEIASDLAEDGRIPQTVLEEVVSGQVRRFDKGGEAFYDQISALHKSVRGSAPDAALYWLARMLDGGCDPLYIARRVVRMASEDIGNADPRALQIALNAWEVQERLGSPEGELAIAQAVVYLACAAKSNALYKAFGQAMKLARESGSLEVPLHLRNAPTRLMKELDYGKAYRYAHDEPGGYAAGENYFPEALAGTRLYHPVDRGLEIQIGEKLQRLAELDRQARKEES from the coding sequence ATGGACACCGCTGACCTGTTCGCCGCCGAAACCGCCGCCAGCCAGCCGCTGGCCGATCGCATGCGTCCGCGCAGCCTCGAGGAGTACGTCGGCCAGGGGCATATCCTCGGCGAGGACAAGCCTCTGCGTCGGGCCATTCTCTCCGGGCATCTGCACTCGATGATCCTCTGGGGGCCGCCGGGCACCGGCAAGACCACCCTGGCGCGCCTGCTGGCCAATCACGCCGGGCATCGCTTCATCACCCTTTCTGCGGTGCTCTCCGGGGTCAAGGAGATCCGCGCCGCGGTCGAGCAGGCGCGCCAGACCCTGGCCGCCGAGGGGCGGCCGACCCTGCTGTTCATCGACGAGGTGCACCGTTTCAACAAGGCCCAGCAGGATGCCTTCCTGCCGCACGTGGAAGACGGCACCTTCGTGTTCGTCGGTGCCACCACCGAGAATCCCTTCTTCGAGCTGAACAATGCGCTGCTTTCGCGCGCCCGGGTCTATGTGCTCAAGGCGCTCGACCGCGAGGCGGTCCGCACCCTGCTCGAGCGCGCCGTGAACGATACCGAGCGCGGGCTGGGGGAGCTGGGGCTGCACCTGGACGACGATCAGCTCGAGCTGCTGGCCGAGGCGGCCGATGGTGATGCCCGGCGCGCACTCAACCTGCTCGAGATCGCCTCCGACTTGGCCGAAGATGGGCGTATCCCCCAGACGGTGCTCGAAGAAGTCGTCTCCGGCCAGGTGCGGCGTTTCGACAAGGGGGGCGAGGCCTTCTACGACCAGATCTCGGCGCTGCACAAGTCGGTGCGTGGCTCGGCGCCGGATGCCGCGCTCTACTGGTTGGCGCGCATGCTCGACGGCGGTTGTGATCCGCTGTACATCGCCCGCCGCGTGGTGCGCATGGCCTCGGAAGACATCGGCAACGCCGACCCGCGCGCCCTGCAGATCGCGTTGAACGCCTGGGAGGTACAGGAACGGCTGGGCAGTCCCGAGGGTGAGCTGGCGATCGCCCAGGCGGTGGTGTACCTCGCCTGCGCGGCGAAGAGCAATGCGCTCTACAAGGCCTTCGGGCAGGCCATGAAGCTGGCCCGCGAGTCCGGTTCGCTGGAGGTGCCGCTGCACCTGCGCAATGCGCCCACCCGGCTGATGAAGGAACTGGACTACGGCAAGGCCTACCGTTATGCCCACGACGAACCGGGGGGCTATGCCGCGGGCGAGAACTATTTTCCCGAGGCGCTGGCCGGCACGCGCCTGTATCACCCGGTCGATCGTGGCCTGGAGATCCAGATCGGCGAGAAGCTGCAACGGCTGGCGGAGCTGGATCGGCAGGCGCGAAAAGAGGAGTCGTGA
- the lolA gene encoding outer membrane lipoprotein chaperone LolA, with protein MKRLFILLLLAAGQLAVAGPGREALDRFSQGLTTLEARFEQAVLDTENARQGLFHGVLLLKRPGRFRWDYVMPEQRHIIADGHDLWIVEDDLNHVTKVYQKAALKGSPAKILLAQEPVDKEFNVVELGERQGLQWLELSPKDAESDILRILVAFKGDELRKLELTDQFGQISRFTFFEVKRNPALDDSLFTYQPPPDWDLLNQQNWPPVPSAPQEAWARSGAAGSRGVRSCGTESVQSRHGHR; from the coding sequence ATGAAAAGACTGTTCATTCTCCTGCTGCTGGCCGCCGGCCAGCTCGCTGTCGCCGGACCGGGCCGCGAGGCACTGGATCGTTTCAGCCAGGGGCTCACCACGCTCGAGGCCCGTTTCGAACAGGCGGTGCTGGATACCGAAAACGCCCGTCAGGGACTGTTCCACGGGGTGCTGTTGCTCAAGCGCCCTGGCCGCTTCCGCTGGGACTATGTGATGCCCGAGCAGCGGCACATCATCGCCGACGGCCACGACCTGTGGATCGTGGAAGACGACCTCAACCATGTCACCAAGGTCTATCAAAAGGCCGCGCTCAAGGGTTCGCCGGCGAAGATCCTGCTGGCCCAGGAGCCGGTGGACAAGGAGTTCAACGTGGTCGAGCTGGGCGAGCGCCAGGGCCTGCAATGGTTGGAGCTCTCGCCGAAGGATGCCGAGAGCGACATCCTGCGCATTCTGGTCGCCTTCAAGGGCGACGAGTTGCGCAAGCTCGAGCTGACCGACCAGTTCGGGCAGATCTCGCGCTTCACCTTCTTCGAGGTCAAGCGCAATCCCGCGCTCGACGACAGCCTGTTTACCTACCAGCCGCCGCCCGACTGGGACCTGCTGAATCAGCAGAACTGGCCCCCTGTCCCGTCTGCCCCGCAAGAGGCATGGGCACGATCGGGGGCTGCAGGGTCGCGCGGGGTGCGGTCTTGCGGCACGGAATCGGTACAATCGCGGCATGGACACCGCTGA
- a CDS encoding DNA translocase FtsK, translated as MNKRLKEAGFLFLLALGSFFMMALLSYSPEDPSWSYVGPRVQAENAGGPVGAWFASVLFSLVGVMAYLFPLMLIWFGWMLFRERNDTEPHPYLWIARGTGFVLTLMGATTLAALHLRGGAGDLPEGAGGILGLALADGLVAALSHAGTSLLMLAAVLIGFTLFTGISWLSVMDALGDFVLKVLRQARDLWQLLSERRQARQMKQERQAVRLKEQKRVEKKPPPVIEKPRRQPRESVRVEKEKQLTLLEPPPNAALPPLSLLDPPQPSVRRMSEEDLQKMSGLVERKLADFGVTAEVVAVHPGPVVTMFELSLAPGTKASKVTGLAKDLARALSTISVRVVEVIPGKSVIGLEIPNAEREIVYLSEILRSEAYDSSKSPLTLSLGKDIVGEPVVADLAKMPHALIAGTTGSGKSVAINTMILSLLYKVTPEEVRLIMVDPKMLELSVYEGIPHLLTPVVTDMKDAANALRWCVAEMERRYRLMAALGVRNIGGFNKKVREALKAGEPIKDPLFQPEPDPLAEEPPQAPDLAPLPYIVVIIDELADMMMVVGKKVEELIARLAQKARAAGIHLLLATQRPSVDVITGLIKANIPSRIAFQVSSRVDSRTILDQMGAEHLLGHGDMLYLPPGTSIPRRVHGAFVDDHEVHRVVAHLKQLGEPEYIDEIVQEPSEPIPGLSPEAAGVDTEDADPLFDEAVAIVTESRRASISGVQRRLKIGYNRAARLVEEMERVGIVSAPDERGNREVLAPPPPKD; from the coding sequence TTGAACAAGCGCCTCAAGGAAGCGGGCTTTCTCTTTTTGCTGGCACTCGGCAGCTTCTTCATGATGGCCCTGCTGAGCTATTCGCCGGAGGACCCGAGCTGGAGCTACGTCGGTCCCCGGGTGCAGGCCGAGAACGCCGGCGGGCCGGTCGGTGCCTGGTTTGCCAGCGTGCTGTTCTCGCTGGTGGGGGTGATGGCCTACCTGTTCCCGCTGATGCTGATCTGGTTCGGCTGGATGCTGTTCCGCGAGCGCAACGACACCGAACCCCATCCCTACCTGTGGATCGCCCGCGGCACGGGATTCGTGCTCACGCTCATGGGCGCGACCACCCTGGCGGCCTTGCACCTGCGCGGCGGGGCCGGCGACCTGCCGGAGGGGGCGGGCGGTATCCTCGGCCTGGCGCTGGCCGACGGCCTGGTGGCGGCGCTCAGTCACGCCGGCACCAGCCTGCTGATGCTGGCCGCCGTGCTGATCGGTTTCACCTTGTTCACGGGCATCTCCTGGCTGTCGGTGATGGACGCGCTTGGCGACTTCGTGCTCAAGGTACTGCGCCAGGCGCGTGATCTCTGGCAGTTGCTGAGCGAGCGCCGCCAGGCGCGGCAGATGAAGCAGGAGCGCCAGGCGGTGCGCCTGAAGGAGCAGAAGCGGGTCGAAAAGAAGCCGCCGCCGGTGATCGAGAAGCCCAGGCGACAGCCGCGCGAGAGCGTGCGTGTGGAGAAGGAAAAGCAGCTCACCCTGCTGGAACCGCCGCCCAACGCCGCGCTGCCGCCGCTGAGCCTGCTCGATCCACCGCAGCCCAGTGTGCGGCGCATGTCCGAGGAAGACCTGCAGAAGATGTCGGGCTTGGTCGAGCGCAAGCTGGCCGACTTCGGCGTCACCGCCGAGGTGGTGGCGGTGCACCCGGGGCCGGTGGTCACGATGTTCGAGCTGTCGCTGGCGCCGGGCACCAAGGCCAGCAAGGTCACCGGCCTGGCCAAGGACCTGGCGCGTGCCCTGTCCACCATCTCGGTGCGGGTGGTGGAGGTGATCCCGGGCAAGTCGGTGATCGGCCTGGAGATCCCCAACGCCGAGCGCGAGATTGTCTATCTGAGCGAGATCCTGCGCTCCGAGGCCTACGACAGCTCGAAATCGCCACTCACCCTGTCGCTGGGCAAGGACATTGTCGGCGAGCCGGTGGTGGCCGACCTGGCGAAGATGCCGCATGCCCTGATCGCAGGCACCACCGGTTCGGGCAAGTCGGTGGCCATCAACACCATGATCCTCAGCCTGCTCTACAAGGTCACGCCCGAGGAGGTGCGGCTGATCATGGTCGACCCCAAGATGCTGGAGCTGTCGGTCTACGAGGGCATTCCCCACCTGCTCACCCCGGTGGTCACCGACATGAAGGACGCGGCCAATGCCCTGCGCTGGTGCGTGGCCGAGATGGAGCGGCGCTACCGGCTGATGGCTGCGCTGGGGGTGCGCAATATCGGCGGCTTCAACAAGAAGGTGCGCGAGGCGCTCAAGGCCGGCGAGCCGATCAAGGACCCGTTGTTTCAGCCGGAGCCCGACCCGCTGGCCGAGGAACCGCCTCAGGCCCCCGACCTGGCCCCGCTGCCCTACATCGTGGTCATCATCGACGAGCTTGCCGACATGATGATGGTGGTCGGCAAGAAGGTCGAGGAGCTGATTGCGCGCCTGGCGCAGAAGGCGCGCGCCGCGGGCATCCACCTGCTGCTCGCCACCCAGCGGCCCTCGGTGGACGTGATCACCGGTCTGATCAAGGCCAACATTCCCTCGCGCATCGCCTTCCAGGTTTCCTCGCGCGTGGATTCACGCACCATCCTCGACCAGATGGGCGCGGAGCACCTGCTGGGGCACGGCGACATGCTCTACCTGCCGCCGGGCACCAGCATCCCGCGCCGGGTACACGGCGCCTTCGTGGACGACCACGAGGTGCATCGCGTGGTGGCGCACCTCAAGCAACTCGGCGAGCCAGAATACATCGACGAGATCGTGCAGGAACCCAGCGAGCCGATCCCGGGTCTATCTCCCGAGGCCGCCGGTGTCGATACCGAGGATGCCGACCCGCTGTTCGACGAGGCGGTGGCCATTGTCACCGAGTCGCGCCGTGCCTCCATCTCCGGGGTGCAGCGGCGGCTCAAGATCGGTTACAACCGGGCCGCTCGCCTGGTCGAGGAAATGGAACGGGTCGGCATCGTCAGCGCGCCGGACGAGCGCGGCAACCGCGAGGTGCTGGCTCCACCTCCACCCAAGGACTGA
- the ald gene encoding alanine dehydrogenase — MKGRCVGVPREIKPLEGRVALTPPVAAELVRAGHRVCLEQGAGEISGYEDAAYAAVGVEILPDADSLYASAEVVVKVKEPVGPELDRLRAEQILFSYLHLAPNPALTRRLCEIGLTAIAFETVMVDGDLPLLRPMSEIAGRIAVQVGTHLLHTPQGGRGVLLGGVPGVEHGQVAVLGAGHAGGSAARLAAALGAQVTVFDRDPRKLAAMAASAPNIQALYASAEAIDRAVCTADLLVGAVLLPGAEAPRLVSRQQVAAMRDGSVIADIAVDQGGCIETTRPATYDDPVYVEEGVLHFCVTNMPGAVPRSASQALAGALLPWLQRLLQPDWVDDPVLAGAINVAEGEIVLSVLRGEE; from the coding sequence ATGAAGGGACGATGTGTGGGGGTGCCACGGGAGATCAAGCCGCTGGAGGGCCGGGTGGCACTGACGCCACCGGTGGCAGCCGAGCTGGTACGTGCCGGGCACCGGGTCTGCCTGGAGCAGGGGGCCGGCGAGATCAGCGGCTACGAGGATGCCGCCTATGCCGCGGTAGGAGTGGAGATCCTGCCGGACGCCGATAGCCTGTATGCGAGCGCCGAGGTGGTGGTCAAGGTCAAGGAGCCGGTGGGGCCAGAGCTGGACCGCCTGCGCGCCGAGCAGATCCTGTTCTCCTACCTGCACCTGGCCCCCAACCCGGCGCTGACCCGGCGCCTGTGCGAGATCGGCCTGACCGCCATCGCCTTCGAGACGGTGATGGTCGATGGCGATCTGCCGCTGTTGCGTCCCATGAGCGAGATCGCCGGACGCATCGCGGTGCAGGTCGGTACCCACCTGCTGCATACCCCGCAGGGCGGACGGGGTGTGCTTTTGGGCGGGGTGCCCGGGGTCGAGCATGGGCAGGTGGCGGTGCTGGGCGCAGGCCATGCCGGCGGCAGTGCAGCGCGCCTGGCCGCGGCCCTGGGAGCGCAGGTGACGGTGTTCGACCGCGATCCCCGCAAGCTGGCGGCGATGGCTGCGAGTGCGCCCAATATCCAGGCGCTGTACGCCAGCGCCGAGGCGATCGACCGGGCGGTGTGCACGGCCGACCTGCTGGTGGGGGCCGTGCTGCTGCCGGGAGCGGAAGCGCCGCGCCTGGTGTCGCGCCAGCAAGTGGCGGCCATGCGGGATGGCAGCGTGATTGCGGACATCGCGGTTGACCAGGGTGGCTGCATCGAAACCACCCGGCCTGCCACCTACGATGATCCGGTGTACGTCGAGGAGGGCGTGCTGCACTTCTGTGTCACCAACATGCCCGGCGCGGTCCCGCGCAGCGCGTCCCAGGCCCTGGCAGGCGCCCTGTTGCCCTGGCTGCAACGCCTGTTGCAACCCGACTGGGTGGACGATCCGGTGCTTGCCGGTGCGATCAACGTCGCCGAGGGCGAGATCGTGCTGTCGGTGCTGCGCGGCGAGGAGTAA